The DNA segment TGCCGCCGCGCGATCCCGATCGCCCAAGGGATGAATGGCGACTTGGAATCATAGGAATGAAAGGATTCGACGACGGCGACCGCGACGTTCTGCAACACATCGTCACGATCGCGGAAATCACGGACCACCGAGGCAATAAACGCCGAGACGGCTGGCTGGGCCAATGTCCATTGACGGGTCGCTTGTCGGGTTGTTTCGTCCATAAATCGCTCCATAAAAAAAAAATGCCTCACATACTTACTTATCCGAGCGGACCCTTTTATGACCAACCATTCCCGAATTTCCGACATTTTTTTCCGCTTGATGCCAACATTACCAAGCGAATCGGGGACGCAAGTCAATTTGTCGACAAAGCAATCCCACGCTCAAATCGATTTCGTGACCTAATATTCCTTTCAAGGCGGACGGTTCGATGAGGCAAGTCCCAGTCGTGCCCTCCGGAAACTCACTCTGTTGACTTGTCGTTATACGCTCAGAAGAACAATCCATGCTCCGATTATTTCGATCTTGCTTAAAATTCGTTTTGCCCGCTCTGCTGACGCTGGGCGCTACGGCCGCCTTGGCTTGTACCGGCATTACCCTTCGGCCCGGCGACGGTTCCGTCATTTTTGCCCGGACGATGGAGTTCGGGACAGACCTCCAATCGAACGTGATCATCATCCCGAGAGGCTATTCATTTGAAGGCACGGCCCCCGGCGATAAGCCCGGCATGCGATGGAAATCCGAATACGGGATCGTCGGAACCAATGCCTTCGATGAACCACTCGTTGCTGACGGATTGAATGAAAAGGGCTTGCATGTCGGGGTGTTTTACTTCCCCGGTTTCGCCAAATACCAGGATGTGAAACCCGAGGATGCCGATCGATCGCTCGCCCCTTGGGAACTGAGCACCTACCTACTCGGTACGTGCAGCAGCGTCGATGAAGCCGTCGAAGCGGCCAACAACGTCCTCGTCGGGGAAGTCGTGATGAAAAAGATGGGCTTCGTCCCCCCCCTTCATCTGATTGCAACGGACGCCACTGGCAAGTCGGTCGTCTTCGAACACGTTGACGGAAATCTGACCACGCACTCCAATCAGATCGGCGTGATGACAAACTCGCCGCAGTTCGACTGGCACCTGACCAATCTGAGCAACTACGTCAACTTGACCGCACAAAACTCCGAGGGAATGGACTTGGCCGGGAAACAAATCGAGGCACTCGGCCAAGGAAGCGGAATGCTTGGGTTGCCGGGGGATTTCACGCCTCCGTCACGATTTGTGCGTGCCGTCGCCTATTCCAAAGCTGCGTTGCCTGTCAAAACCGCAAAAGAGGGCGTCTTACAAGCCTTCCATATTCTGAATCAGTTCGATATTCCCAAAGGGGCGGCTATGGCCAACGAAAAAGGGAATGAAGTTGCCGACTATACCCTCTGGACAAGCGCCGCGGATTTAACAAACCTGCGTCACTATTTCCGCACCTATGAAAACAGCCAGATCCGGATGGTCGACCTCAAACAGGTCGACTTCGACGCCAAGGACATCAAGACCATTTCGATGCGAGGCGAAGAGGTCATCCCAGACCTTTCGAAAACCGCAAAGTAAAGTTGCAAGTCGCTACCAAATCCTCAAGGTTCGCAACAAAGATCTCGCGGATCGCGTTGGGGATGTGGACGGTCTCCGCCCCGTCCGTTCGTCCGCTTCAGCAATTGGAAACCGATCTTACATGTTTGCGTAAGCGCAACGGTGAGGGGAGCGGCCCCTCACCTTCAGCCGTGCCGCTCGCTTCGCAGCAAACGGCTCTACCTTCAACACGCCCTTCTCCACGCTCCGCACAAAGGGGGAGGGTAGGAAAAGAGATTACTACGAAACGATAAAGCTATCGAGCGAAGATTCTACTCGGTGAGCGTCTTGATCAGAAAATCGCCTGCAGCTTGCTCAGCCTCTGTGCCTGTCGCGAGCTGAGCAGCCGACGTCGCGTTTATGGCGTTATATCCGGCTTGGACCGGAGCGGCCAACAATTCAATGCGAGATTCCGAGAGGTCCTTCTTTTCGCCATCCACTGGGCTGACGCACAGTAGAGGGCGAGGTGCACACAGTGCAGCTAGCTGCGAAACATCGGCTACTTTGAGAAGGTTCGGAGCGTAGACCCACAACGGCTGCGGCAAAGGGTCGGCGATCGCATCGACAAGGCTGCCCAGCGTCCGCTCGGTAACCACTGCGTCAATCTGGTCAGAGAGGGCTGCCGCAAGCAGTGCAGTCAACCCGCTACTGCCACGTCCATACACGGCAACTTCCCCAAGACCTTCTTGGTCCGAAAGAGTGCGTGCCGCGACGATCACATCCCAAGCCTGTTGAGCCAATAAAGGACGACCAAGCACGATCGCGTCACTAGCACATTGATTGGCATTGACCACGCCTTCTCCGGTCCCTCGAACATCGAGAGCCAGTATGGCGATTGGTTGTTCGAGCAATCGGCGAACCGTTTCCGATTTCATCGCCGCCTGCTTTCCTTCCGAGTCCAAAACGATCACCAAAGGCAGAGGCTTTTTAGCGTTCTCGGGTTGGATCAACAGAGCAGGTACTTCCAGCTCGCGTTCGGTCCGAATGGTAAGTCGCTTAACCGTGTGACCTTCCCAGTCAAACGATCCGTGCTCTTCCGCAGGCGACTTGAACGCCTGCGGTTTGCCGCCCAGCGTTTCCCAAAGCTGTTCACGTAGGTTTGCTGCCCAGGCAGTGTAACCGGCGGCGTCGCTTGGCACGCTCGGATAGGCCGATACCAATCGGTTTGCTTCCTCGCGAACCAAGTCGGCATAGCTTCTGGCATCGGCAGGAAATTTGCCGTCTTTGAATACTATCAGGTCTTTCGACTTCTTGTCTTCTAGCACAATTTCAGGTTCGGCAACGGGCGAACCATCGCCGCGTCCCTGAAGAAAACGGTTGAACCATCCGTAACCAGCTTCACGCAATGGCTTCGACCAACCATGACCGGCTGGAACATCACGCAGCGTCACGTGATCGGCCGAATCATAAAGAGCATAGATCTGTTCGGCGCGGCGAATCGTATCGCGCGTTCCGGCAATTGGGAAAATGGGATCCTTCTGACCGTTGCCAGCAAGAAACGGACGTGGTGCCGCAAGCCCCACGAACTGGAACTGCTCCATGTTCTGAGCAATACCGGGCAGATGGTTGCAAATACAATGATTGCCGCCATCCTTGATCCAAGCTTCATAAGAGCAAAGACAACAGAACGACGCACCACATGCAAATCGACTATCGATCGGCATCGCATACATCGTATTTAATCCGCCACCTGAATTGCCTGCGATGCCGATCCGCTTGGGATCCACTTCCGGACGCGTCTCCAGATAGTCGAGTGATCGAATGCTATCCCATAGCATGTAACGCAGATTGGTATGGCCGACAAGCAACGCAGGGTAGCTGACCTGGTGGGAGTATCCACGCAACTTTCGTTCACCCTGTCCGATCGGATCATAAGCCAGCACGACGTAGCCTTGGCGAACCAATCCGATCTGAGCGGTACGGTAGAGATCATAGTTTTTGCCGTCGTCCATCGAGTGACCAGCGGTCACCACGATTGCAGGCAACGGGCCTTCCAAGCCAGTTGGGACATACAAATTCGCCGTCACGTAAAAGCCAGGAAAGCTCTCGAAGACGACATTCTCGATCGTATAGCCGTCTCGCTCGGATCGCCCTGTCACTTTGGCGTTGAGTGGCGTTTTGGCAGGGCGCGGCGACAAACCAATCGCTTCGTCCAATTTGACGGCGAGTGATTCTTTTGACTTCTCCCAGTCCTCTAGCCCCACGGGATCCGCGTGCTGGCGACTGACCGCTACGTTGGCATCGATGTTGTAACGCAATGCATTCGCACTGCTGGGCAACCCACCGGGGTAGACCTTCCACGGATCGGGATCGGCAGCCAGCGACGCGCTGGCAATGATTGCGGAGACCAAAATCGCCAACGAAAACGGAGTGCGAGACAAGTTCATGTTCTGTTTCTCTATAGGTGGGGTGCGGGGGCGGGAGGAATGGGAGGCCGATTCGTCGGGGAATCGAAGCATAACATTGTCATCCGCATCATGACAACAAATGCTGCATCCAAATCAAAACTTGGCGACCATCTCTTTTGCGATCGACTTGATTTTCGAAACGTTTGCAGGAGGCGTTTCCATCAACCGATTGTAGTCAGCCAATAATTCATCGGTCTTTGCCGGATCCGATTCACGCATCGATTCAAGCCGGTCCTGCAGGCCCTCAATCGAGCTATTCAGTTCACCGGTGGCAGCAAGTTCCACCAGCACAGCCTTCGCCAACTCCGTGGAGGAAGGTGGCTGAACCGCAACTCCTTCTTCGCGTTTATCACACCCAACCAGCACGCCCACTAACAACATACAAACAAGCAATCGAGCCAACATCAACGATGCTCCTAACAGAATCGGAAAAACAAAAAAAGGAAAACGCTGCAGCACCGCACCTACGGTAGCGTCACGACTTCTCCGCCATTGCGGGAACCTAAACCATGATAAAGCTGTAGATCGACGGTCTCCGTCATCATTCGCACCGAAGCGTCCGCCAGCACGACATTCACTCCACCGGGATGGCGGCTTCTAGCAGGGAAAACTCCCTTACTATCGCCTGCACCACAGGTCGAACAGGTCATGCAACTGGGGTATTTCCAGTTAGGCGGTGCAACGGTGTTGAAAACAGTATAGATATAGACAGGACGTCCCCAGCGATAACCATAATAGCTGGTGTGATTGTTGCGTCCCGCATCGCAGGCTTGTCCATACGCTTCAACCTGGGCATCCGTAATCGGCCCCTGTTGAGTGGATTCGTTGGCTGACCAAGGCTGGGCGCGAACGAGGTCTGTCTTTTGGCGATAAGTACCGTCGTCACCATCACCCGTCAGATGCTCGCTAAACAGAATCGTATTGGACGTCCCATCGACGATCATCGCCATCCGTGTGGGAGCATCCATTCCGAACACGCCATTACGTCGTGACTCGGCAATCGTCCAGCCGATGTTGGACCCCGCAGAGACCGCATAGTTGCAATTGCCTCGCACTGTTGCACTTGGAAACGGCATGTCCGAGGGACAGGAAAAAGCTGCCATCGGCGTCGTCGCAACCAGATTGTCTACCGTCGGACTAATCGGCAGGTAGAAATCGCGAGACACGGTTTTGATTTGATCATAAAGCGCCTGCTGTTCGATGAAGGGGAGGAACGAGATCAGCGGCCCGTAACCTTGAAAGTCTGCTGCCGAAGGACTACCCGCTTTCTGTCGATACGCGGGAAACGTCAGAAACGTGTCGTGATAGTTATGTGATGCCAACCCCAACTGCTTCAAGTTGTTGGAGCATTGCATCCGTCGTGCCGCTTCGCGAGCTGCCTGAACGGCGGGCAAAAGCAAGCCCACTAACACACCAATAATGGCTATGACAACGAGTAACTCAACTAGAGTGAAACCAGCGCGCAGCGAATATGAGCGTTTCATCGCTTCCTCTTTTTTAAAAACTAAGAAGTTTAGAAATCAAGAATCCGTGTGCAAAGCAAGCCACGGAGTAAGGCGGGACCCTCAGGCTAATTACGGGAGAGTGGTTCGTCAATCCTCGAAAGGACTGTTGATTGATTCAGCAAAGTCAATCCATCAACTGCTGTGATCATTCACGACAGCAATCGTCAATGATGCGTTAGCAAAACACGTGGTGAACTGGGTCATCTGAAGTTCTTTGCTATTCAAAAAACGCATTGCGTTTTTCCGCGACCTACAGCGAGCACCTATTTTCCGTGTTCGATTTTTCGGACGACCGCGGAACGAGCGTCTGTCGTAACACGGTTCGATGTCGCCACCGGACAATCACATCCTCCACGACGCAAAGTGCACGGGACAGAACGAACGTCCAATCGATGGACTGGCAAGCCGATAACGGGATGACAGGCTGTCGGTTTAGTGATTGCCGCCTTCCGCAAAACGGAAAAGCGCCCCGTTGAGTCGCAGACAAAAGCAATTGACCGGACATTAAACAAGAATTTGAGCGTTGGCTCGGATGATAAATTATCTGCCTAATCGTCAAAATGCCATCGTTCGTTCAGCCACCGGGATAGTGCTGCGATGTGCCCCCCGCCGTCCTCTCCCTTAGAGTAGACTAGAGTCACCGCCCGCCGCGCGACAGTCCTCTCGCAGCTAAATCCTAACCATCTCTAAATGCCTCAACGCTCATGAAAATTCTGTTTTCCACGTTGTTGTTATGGCTTCTGTGCCCGATCAGCTTGGTATCTGCGGACACCGTACTGCGTGCCGGAGCGTCATCCGTTGACATTTCGCCGCGCACTTTTCCCGCCATCCGCAATGGAGGTTTCCTGCAGGCCAGCGGGACGTCGAGCGCCGATCCGTTGCACGCTCGCAGTTTGGTGCTTTCCGAGGGGAATGAAACGATTGCGATCACCATCGTCGATTCGTGTATGTTTCCCACCGATATCTGCGATGCGATCAAGGCGAAAGTAACAAAACAGATAGGGCTGCCCGCCAATCGTATCCTAATCAGTGCCACTCACACGCATTCTGCTCCCTCGGTAATGGCGTATTGCCTAGGGACCAGTCGCGACGAAGCCTACGCGGAATACGTTGTGCCACGCGTCGCGGAAGCGATCGTTTCGGCGCACCAAAAATTGCAACCAGCAAAGATCGGATGGACGACGATTGACGCTGGTGAACAAACCAATTGCCGTCGCTGGATCACCCGCAGCGACCGCACAGGAACGGATCCCTTCGGCCAACAAACGGTCCGGGCAATGATGCATCCCGGTTACCTCAATCCTGACTACGTCCATCCCGCCGGTCCGATTGACCCGCAATTGTCATTGCTAAGCGTGGTATCTGCCGCGGACGATGCTCCGCTGTGCTTATTGGCAAATTACTCGATGCATTATTTCGGTCATGGTTCCGGCTTTTCCGCTGACTACTTCGGCGAAGTCGCCGGATTGCTGGAATCGGGGATCGCTGCAACAAGCGACTTGCCCCCTAACCACTTTGTCGGAATCATGTCGCAAGGCACCAGTGGCGATTTGCACTGGATGGATTATGGGATGCCGAAACGCCGCATCGACCGCACCGATTACGCGAAATCGATTGCCAAGCCCGCTTTAGAAGCTTGGAAACAGATCCAACATCGCTCGGACCTAACGATCGCCATGGCCGAATCTCGGATGCCCCTGCGAAGACGAGTCCCCGACGCTCAGCGGATCGCCTGGGCCAAACCGATCAATGACAAACGCGGCGATGCGCTCCCGAAAAACCGCGAAGAAGTGTACGCCCAGCAGGCAGAATGGATTCATGCCAATCAGGAAACCGAAGTGGTCTTGCAAGCCGTCCGCATCGGCGACCTGGGGATCACTGCACTGCCTAACGAGGTATACGGAATCACCGGCCTGAAACTTAAACAGCAAAGCCCATTAGAAACCACTTTCAACATGGAACTTGCCAATGGCGCCGAAGGATACATCCCACCGCCCGAGCAACATCGCCTGGGCGGTTACACGACCTGGCCGGCTCGAACAGCAGGACTGGAAGTCGAAGCAGAGCCCAAAATTGTCGAGCGCGTGTTGACGTTATTGGAGTCCGTGTCGGGAAAAGAGCGACGCGTTCTGGTCGATCCGTCGAATCCGTATTCCGAAAAAGTGACGAAAGCCCAGCCCACCGCCTATTGGCGACTGGGCGACATGGTCGCTGATCAAGCCGCCGATGCGACCGGAAATCACCCTGCGCAGTTCAACGGGGGCGTGGCCCTATACCTGCAGGGACCTGACCTGCACGCGTCCGCTGCTACCGAAGCAGGGGAATCCAGCAACCGCTGCGTTTACTTTGCCGGCGGTTCGATGCAGGCTGAGGTCGCAGATCTTCCTGACGACTACAGCCTGTCGATGTGGTTCTGGAATGGCTTACCCGCTGGCAGTGAAAATCCGTCGGCGACCTTGTTTTCAAGAGGCGAGGGTGAGGATCAACAGGCGTTGACGATTGCCAGCACCGATGATGGTCTACCCACGCTTGCCTTCCGCAACGGCGCCGCCGAACAAGATGGTTCCGAGATGCACGTGGGATCGACGCCCCTGGGCACCAAAGCCTGGCACCACGTGACCTTGGTCCGCCACGCCGACAGCGTAAAGATCTATTTAAACGGCAGCGCACAACCGGAGCTACAAACTTCGCTCCATTCAGCCCCCGCTGCGTCCGACGAATTTTTCTTTGGCAATTTCGATGGCAAGCTAGATGAAATCGCCTTGTTCGCTCGTCCGTTATCAGGTGAGGAAACGGCAGAATTCTATCGTGCTTCCAACATGAAAGCCCCCAAGATTCCGTCGAAGTCGATCGTGCAAGGTGAAAAACCGTCGGACTCCGCAGCTCTTAAACGTTACGCCGAGGAAATTCAAAAATCAAAACCGGTCGCTTTTTGGCGACTGCATGATAACAACCGTAACGCCGCAAAAGACGAACAGGCCGCCCACGACGGGACGTACGAACCGAAGTCGGGACCTCGCAAACCCGCCGCGTTGCAGCCGAATTTTTCCGGTGGCCGCATGCTGGCGAGCGTTCCAAAATTGAACGATCAATACAGCGTTGAATTCTGGTTGAACAATCAACAGCCCAACAACAACCGTCCGGTCACCGGGTATCTGTTCACCCGAGGCATCGAAGGTGCAAATGGCGCCCCCGGCGATTGTCTGGGAATCGGCGGCACGCATTCCGGCAGCGGGCGACTGTTTTTGTACAACGGCAACGAACGGGGCGAACTGGTCAGCGGCAAAACCGTACTGACAACCGATAGCTGGAACCACGTGGTCCTGGTCCGCGACGCAAACCAAGTAAAAGTTTTCCTAAATGGCGATCTTGAAATCGACGGTCCGCTAATCAAAACCTACCCCGAAGGTTGCTCGCAAATGCAGATTGGTGGGCGCAACGATAACTACGCAAATTTCCAGGGCATGATCGACGAAGTCGCGGTCTATGACCGTACGCTTTCAGCCGACGAAGTTCGAACGCACTTTGCCACCGCTGGCGCAAAACCGATTGCCCGAAAAAAGTCAGAGACTCCATCGGAACTTGAGCCTACAACCGCCGCAGCCTCCCTCAAAAAGATCCACGTGCGAGAAGGGTTCGAGGTCCAATTGGTCGCCAGCGAACCATTGGTAAAAGACCCCGTCGCCATCGACTGGGGACTGGATGGCAAATTGTGGGTTGTTGAAATGGCGGATTATCCGTTGGGCATGGACGGGGCTGGAAAACCAGGAGGCCGCATTCGTGTGCTGGAAGACCAAGACCAAGATGGCCGTTACGATTCGTCAACACTGTTTGCCGACGGACTCTCGTTTCCCAATGGGATTCTGGTCTGGGGGAACGGCGTGCTGGTTACCGCCGCGCCCGAAATCCTCTATCTGGAAGACAGCACCGGCGATGGCAAAGCCGACATCCGCCGCAGCGTCTACAGTGGATTCCTGGAAGGCAATCAGCAGCTGCGAGTCAACGGATTGCGATGGGGGCTGGACAACTGGATTCATTGTGCCAGTGGCAGTCACCACTCGGGTTACGGAAAGGGTAATCAGATTACCTCGGTACTGACTGGGCAGGCTCACCAAATCGGCAGCCGCGACTTTCGCATTCAGCCCGATACCGGTGACATCGACCCGCAGAGCGGCCCTTCGCAGTACGGCCGTAATCGTGACGACTGGGGAAACTGGTTTGGAGTGCAAAACAGTCTTCCGCTGTGGCACTATGTGTTGGCCGATCAGGACATTCGCCGCAACGCACACTTCGCTCCGCCCGATCCCAAACGGCAAGTGGTCACGCCCAGCAACCCACCGGTCTACCCCGCCGCACAGCTGCAAAAACGTTTCCACAATTTTGACCAATCGGGCCGCTTCACATCGGCTTGTTCAGCCATCATCTATCGCGACAACGTGTTGTTCCCGCGCGCTGACAATCAACAGCATGCGTTCACATGCGAACCGTTTCATAACTTGGTCCAACACAACATTATCACGGACGACGGAGTCAGTTTTAACTTTCACCGCGATCCGGCTGAAGCAGATTTCGATTTCTTTGCCAGTCAGGATCGTTGGTGCCGCCCTGTGATGGCTCGCACCGGACCAGATGGTGCGCTCTGGATCGTGGACATGTACCGCTACATGATCGAACATCCGCAATGGCTGCCTCAGAACGGCAAGGACGAATTGCTACCCTACTATCGACTTGGTGAAAACCGTGGACGTATCTATCGCATCGTCCCTACAGGAAAACTGCTCGACGCTGCTCCAATCGCAAATTCAACGGCAGGCCTGCTAGCCGCTCTGGCAAGTTCCAATGGTTGGCAACGCGATGCGGCACAACAAAACTTGGTCCGCAGGAAAGAGCCCGCTGCCGTCCCTCAGATTGAATCGATTGCAACGGCCGGTGAAACGCCGCAACAGCGACTGCAGGCCCTCTGCACACTCGATGGCATGCAAACCCTCAGCATCGATGTTTTACAGTCGGCACTGCAAGATCCCCACGCCGGAGTTCGTCGACAGGCCGTCCGGCTGGCGGCTGAACATCCTGTCGACGTCAAGCGGTTGGAACCCCTCGCGAAAGATCCGAACGCCAAGGTGCGACTACAACTGGCGGCGACGCTGGGTGCCTACGATGACTTGATGGCGGCAGAACTACTGGCTCGCTTGGCGGTTGATTCCGCCGATGAAGACTACGTCCTAGCGAACGTGATGAGCTCGCTGAACCAACGCAACATCGCCCAGGTCCTGACAGCCACGATTGCGTTATCATCCGATGCGACGGCAAGTGAACATCAACGCCGTTTACAACAACAGCTATTTGGGCAGGTCGCAGCTCTCGGCGATGCAGCTGCGATCGGTCAGGTCGTTGCGACAATCTGCGACAATGCTGGCGGCCCGCTCAAACCGTGGCAACTTTCCGGACTGGCAGATCTTCTGGACGGATTAGCGAAACGCAAATTTTCACTGAATCAGCTGGCGGCGGAGCACCAACAGTTGGTCGATAAATCGATCGCACAGGCTGGCGCATCTGTTTCGGCTGCTTCCGACCAGCTGACGCCGTTAACCGCGGCCTCGCTGCGGCTGTTGTTAAGGCAGGAGAACGTCTATACAGAGGACATGCAACGGTTAGCCAAGCTTTTGGTGCCACAGTCTGCGGTAGAACTTCAATTGGCTGTCATCGATCGCCTGGCACTCCAGGATGATCAACCGATCGCCGACGTGATGCTGGCAGGTTGGCAGTCCTATGGCCCGTCATTACGAGCAAAAGTCTTGGACGTTTTGGCCAGCCGTACACAGTGGAGCAAGGTGCTGCTAACAAGCGTTGTTGCGAAACAGATTTCCGCCGGCGAAATCAGCCCCTCGATGCGCGAGCGTCTGCTGGCGACGAAAGACACTGCACTCCGATCCGGTTGGACCAAAGCCTTCACGACGTCGGCCAGCCCCGATCGCAAACAGACCATCGAGCGTTACCAAGGTGCGTTGGAATTGACCGGCGACGTCGAACGCGGACGGAAAGTGTTTGCGACCAGCTGCGCAGCCTGCCACAAATTTGGCGGCGTCGGACACGTCGTCGGGCCTGACCTTGCCTCGATCACCGACAAGAGACCACCCACGTTGTTGGCAAACATCATGGACCCCAGCGCCGAAGTCGAAGCACGCTACCTGACCTACATCGTCGTTACGGTCGATGGTCGCGTCCACAACGGATTGCTGGCAACCGAAACCGGCAGCAGCATCACCCTGTTATCCAACGAAGGCAAAAGCGAAACGATTCTGCGGACCGAAATCGAGGAATTGCAAGCGTCAGGAAAATCGTTAATGCCCGAGGGATTAGAGAAAGATCTCTCGCCACAAGCCGTCGCCGATCTGATTGCCTTGCTAACGGAGAAATCAGAAAGCGACGACTAACCCATTCCAAAGCAATCCGTCCCCCATCCCGTAACTACCGTCGCCAGACGGTGGTCAGGCCCCACATTCACGCTCCGGCCAGCGTAGCAACATTCTTTGACCTGGACGCTGGACAGGAAAAAGGCGGATCAAATCAGCTAGTAAAGGATGGCAATTCAAAGCCGGAGCGATAGGTTCCGCTCAGTAGTTGATTCGCTTTGGAATTATCGAGAAACGTTTCTGTCGTAGCATCGAACGGCAGCGTCGGACCAAGCCGATAAGACGCGTTCGATAGATTCAGGCTGGCGGTGTCGACCAGATGCCGTTTCATACCTTCGAACGAATCGGATGCAAACTGGTTTTCAGAAAGGGGATGAGGTTCGTTGCGAAATGACGCCTCCTTGCCCAGACGATAGGAAATATTTCCCAGGTGAGCCATAACCGCCGTGCGATGCCCATCAAGGACATCCGAGGCAAGGTCTTCGCTTTTGCGGCTTCGGACACAGTCGATGAAATTCTGCAGATGAGCTCGCGCGGAATTTTCTGGAAGACCGCTTACAGGGGCTCCTTCGATGACTTCTCCCGTCTCCTTACCATGGAGATAGAACTTGCCTTCTTTGATGACCCCTTCGTCGGTATGAAAATCGATGCTCATTTTCAGCGGTTTATCAAAGTGCAGGCCACGTTGCTGACAGACGACTTTTGCGTCGCCGAAATCATACAACGTTAACTGCGTATTGGGGGTATCTGCCTGATCCTCGTACCCGTAACGCCCTCCCAGACTGACAACGGATTTCGGACTTGCGCTTGCGGGCATCGCCCAGCGTACCATTTCGATTTCATGAGACCCAAGATTACCAATTTCCCCATTGCCATAATCCCACATCCAGTGCCAGCGGTAGTGCACCAAATTGGTTCGGTAGGGATTTAGCGGAGCCGGTCCGGTCCACAGGTCATAATCCAATTCCCGCGGCGGTTGGATCGGATTTTTGATGCCAATACTTTTGCGAGGACGGAAGATTTGAATGCTGGCGGTTTCCAGCTTGCCGTACTTCCCATCCCGGATGTCGGTGGTGTAAGCCTGCCACTTCGGATCGGAACGCCACTGCGTGCCGTGCTGAACGATGCGGCCATACTTCTGGGCCGCTTCAACCATTCGGCGGCCTTCCACGATGTTGTGACTGCAAGGTTTTTCGACATACACATCTTTCCCAGCCTGACAGGCCCAAATGGTCATCAGCGCATGCCAGTGATTCGGCGTCGCGATCGTAACCGCATCCACCGTCGGGTCCTCCAGCACTTCACGAATATCTTGCACACACTTCGGTTTCTTCCCTGAATAGCGTTCGACGGTGGCACTTCTGGAAGCAAACAGCCGACTGTCCGGATCGACCAGATGGGTGATTTCGACATTTTTGATTCCGCCCAAATCGCCCATGTGGATTTTTCCACGGCCATTGATTCCAGCAATCGCAACACGAACTCGATCATTCGCACCGATGACTTGGCCAGACGATTTTGTCCCGGAAATTGTCGTCGAAGCAACGATACCGGTTGCAGCAGCGTGCTTCAAAAAATTGCGACGCGTCGGTCGATTCATAGTTAATCACTTAAAGTTATCGTTGTTCACAAATTCGTTG comes from the Roseimaritima multifibrata genome and includes:
- a CDS encoding PVC-type heme-binding CxxCH protein, whose translation is MKILFSTLLLWLLCPISLVSADTVLRAGASSVDISPRTFPAIRNGGFLQASGTSSADPLHARSLVLSEGNETIAITIVDSCMFPTDICDAIKAKVTKQIGLPANRILISATHTHSAPSVMAYCLGTSRDEAYAEYVVPRVAEAIVSAHQKLQPAKIGWTTIDAGEQTNCRRWITRSDRTGTDPFGQQTVRAMMHPGYLNPDYVHPAGPIDPQLSLLSVVSAADDAPLCLLANYSMHYFGHGSGFSADYFGEVAGLLESGIAATSDLPPNHFVGIMSQGTSGDLHWMDYGMPKRRIDRTDYAKSIAKPALEAWKQIQHRSDLTIAMAESRMPLRRRVPDAQRIAWAKPINDKRGDALPKNREEVYAQQAEWIHANQETEVVLQAVRIGDLGITALPNEVYGITGLKLKQQSPLETTFNMELANGAEGYIPPPEQHRLGGYTTWPARTAGLEVEAEPKIVERVLTLLESVSGKERRVLVDPSNPYSEKVTKAQPTAYWRLGDMVADQAADATGNHPAQFNGGVALYLQGPDLHASAATEAGESSNRCVYFAGGSMQAEVADLPDDYSLSMWFWNGLPAGSENPSATLFSRGEGEDQQALTIASTDDGLPTLAFRNGAAEQDGSEMHVGSTPLGTKAWHHVTLVRHADSVKIYLNGSAQPELQTSLHSAPAASDEFFFGNFDGKLDEIALFARPLSGEETAEFYRASNMKAPKIPSKSIVQGEKPSDSAALKRYAEEIQKSKPVAFWRLHDNNRNAAKDEQAAHDGTYEPKSGPRKPAALQPNFSGGRMLASVPKLNDQYSVEFWLNNQQPNNNRPVTGYLFTRGIEGANGAPGDCLGIGGTHSGSGRLFLYNGNERGELVSGKTVLTTDSWNHVVLVRDANQVKVFLNGDLEIDGPLIKTYPEGCSQMQIGGRNDNYANFQGMIDEVAVYDRTLSADEVRTHFATAGAKPIARKKSETPSELEPTTAAASLKKIHVREGFEVQLVASEPLVKDPVAIDWGLDGKLWVVEMADYPLGMDGAGKPGGRIRVLEDQDQDGRYDSSTLFADGLSFPNGILVWGNGVLVTAAPEILYLEDSTGDGKADIRRSVYSGFLEGNQQLRVNGLRWGLDNWIHCASGSHHSGYGKGNQITSVLTGQAHQIGSRDFRIQPDTGDIDPQSGPSQYGRNRDDWGNWFGVQNSLPLWHYVLADQDIRRNAHFAPPDPKRQVVTPSNPPVYPAAQLQKRFHNFDQSGRFTSACSAIIYRDNVLFPRADNQQHAFTCEPFHNLVQHNIITDDGVSFNFHRDPAEADFDFFASQDRWCRPVMARTGPDGALWIVDMYRYMIEHPQWLPQNGKDELLPYYRLGENRGRIYRIVPTGKLLDAAPIANSTAGLLAALASSNGWQRDAAQQNLVRRKEPAAVPQIESIATAGETPQQRLQALCTLDGMQTLSIDVLQSALQDPHAGVRRQAVRLAAEHPVDVKRLEPLAKDPNAKVRLQLAATLGAYDDLMAAELLARLAVDSADEDYVLANVMSSLNQRNIAQVLTATIALSSDATASEHQRRLQQQLFGQVAALGDAAAIGQVVATICDNAGGPLKPWQLSGLADLLDGLAKRKFSLNQLAAEHQQLVDKSIAQAGASVSAASDQLTPLTAASLRLLLRQENVYTEDMQRLAKLLVPQSAVELQLAVIDRLALQDDQPIADVMLAGWQSYGPSLRAKVLDVLASRTQWSKVLLTSVVAKQISAGEISPSMRERLLATKDTALRSGWTKAFTTSASPDRKQTIERYQGALELTGDVERGRKVFATSCAACHKFGGVGHVVGPDLASITDKRPPTLLANIMDPSAEVEARYLTYIVVTVDGRVHNGLLATETGSSITLLSNEGKSETILRTEIEELQASGKSLMPEGLEKDLSPQAVADLIALLTEKSESDD
- a CDS encoding Gfo/Idh/MocA family protein; the protein is MNRPTRRNFLKHAAATGIVASTTISGTKSSGQVIGANDRVRVAIAGINGRGKIHMGDLGGIKNVEITHLVDPDSRLFASRSATVERYSGKKPKCVQDIREVLEDPTVDAVTIATPNHWHALMTIWACQAGKDVYVEKPCSHNIVEGRRMVEAAQKYGRIVQHGTQWRSDPKWQAYTTDIRDGKYGKLETASIQIFRPRKSIGIKNPIQPPRELDYDLWTGPAPLNPYRTNLVHYRWHWMWDYGNGEIGNLGSHEIEMVRWAMPASASPKSVVSLGGRYGYEDQADTPNTQLTLYDFGDAKVVCQQRGLHFDKPLKMSIDFHTDEGVIKEGKFYLHGKETGEVIEGAPVSGLPENSARAHLQNFIDCVRSRKSEDLASDVLDGHRTAVMAHLGNISYRLGKEASFRNEPHPLSENQFASDSFEGMKRHLVDTASLNLSNASYRLGPTLPFDATTETFLDNSKANQLLSGTYRSGFELPSFTS